One region of Niallia sp. Man26 genomic DNA includes:
- a CDS encoding TraR/DksA C4-type zinc finger protein produces the protein MLTKQQLNEFQSLLENEKQDIEERYDINDHLGLIRSHAHDSVGELSSYDNHPGDEGTELYEREKDIALNEHYRFEYAGVVNALKAIENGTYGKCEECGKEIPLERLEALPTARYCIEHTPDQVVSHERPVEEGVLMPPFGKFDMDEQDETVAYDAEDSWQDVESFGTSETPSDFVHPVFDHYNDLSIDSYENVGYVEEYENFVGVDIEGKNITVYPNQQHKRYEQSLDEEGIMTSFGDLPAYEHDPYVEDEDGRER, from the coding sequence ATGCTGACTAAACAACAACTTAATGAATTCCAATCACTGTTAGAAAATGAAAAACAAGACATAGAAGAAAGATATGATATAAATGATCACTTAGGTTTAATCCGCAGTCATGCACATGATTCGGTTGGGGAATTATCGAGTTATGATAATCACCCAGGAGATGAGGGCACCGAGTTATATGAAAGAGAAAAGGATATTGCCTTAAATGAGCATTATAGATTTGAATATGCTGGTGTTGTAAATGCGTTAAAGGCAATTGAAAATGGAACATATGGAAAATGTGAAGAATGTGGAAAGGAAATTCCTCTTGAAAGACTTGAAGCTCTTCCAACAGCAAGATATTGCATTGAGCATACCCCGGACCAAGTTGTTTCACACGAGCGGCCGGTAGAGGAAGGTGTGCTTATGCCTCCATTTGGAAAGTTTGACATGGATGAACAGGATGAAACAGTTGCATATGATGCGGAGGATTCCTGGCAGGATGTTGAGAGCTTTGGTACGTCAGAGACTCCATCTGACTTTGTTCATCCTGTATTTGATCATTATAATGATCTCTCCATTGATTCTTATGAAAATGTTGGGTACGTAGAGGAGTATGAAAATTTTGTAGGTGTTGATATAGAGGGAAAAAATATCACGGTATATCCTAATCAGCAGCATAAAAGATATGAGCAGAGCTTAGATGAAGAAGGAATCATGACGAGCTTCGGAGATTTGCCTGCATATGAGCATGATCCTTATGTTGAAGATGAGGATGGCAGAGAACGCTAA
- a CDS encoding sigma-G-dependent sporulation-specific acid-soluble spore protein CsgA → MNQSLAYVREVLSLYTDRSDTGKSIYSKMMKGHYKSEEAFVRELSEEESSFLNQVLEEEIQHAKNEQDSKRAHHLNDIYELLF, encoded by the coding sequence ATGAATCAGTCATTAGCCTATGTAAGAGAAGTTTTATCTCTGTATACAGACCGTTCAGATACTGGAAAAAGCATTTACAGCAAAATGATGAAGGGTCATTATAAATCAGAAGAAGCATTTGTCCGCGAATTATCCGAAGAAGAAAGTAGCTTCTTAAATCAAGTATTAGAAGAGGAAATACAGCATGCTAAAAACGAGCAAGACTCCAAAAGGGCTCACCACCTAAACGACATATATGAACTGTTGTTTTAA
- a CDS encoding DUF2521 family protein produces the protein MTVIMNFDLKKREKQIKYERSVLKELSVKDLKEKVARYFGSSQLTSSVIMNEGMEEACYDVAIEAFLLGANFSKFSAWGEDIPTIKNRCLEEDKHLKDTLFHFLLYWGSEESSKNESLYYLCEQFVNAWWLEGFNKAIKRKKLRLH, from the coding sequence GTGACAGTTATTATGAACTTCGATTTAAAAAAAAGAGAAAAACAAATAAAATATGAAAGATCTGTTCTTAAAGAGCTTTCTGTAAAGGATTTAAAAGAAAAGGTTGCTCGTTATTTTGGCTCATCTCAATTGACATCAAGCGTTATTATGAACGAAGGTATGGAAGAGGCTTGTTATGATGTAGCTATTGAAGCATTTTTGTTAGGGGCAAACTTTAGCAAGTTCAGCGCATGGGGTGAAGATATCCCCACTATTAAAAATAGATGCTTAGAAGAAGATAAACATTTAAAGGATACATTATTTCATTTTCTCCTCTACTGGGGAAGTGAAGAAAGCAGTAAAAATGAATCGCTATACTATCTTTGTGAACAATTCGTAAATGCATGGTGGTTAGAGGGTTTTAATAAAGCAATTAAAAGAAAAAAACTTAGACTTCATTAA
- the cwlD gene encoding N-acetylmuramoyl-L-alanine amidase CwlD, which translates to MNKKLKISIFAVGLILLFFILQFDFSDDDSWDAWNLPLTGKIIVIDPGHGGPDGGAGDEEVLEKDVALDVSLKIRDYLQEQGALVIMTREEDKDLAGDDVKGYRNRKVADLKERLNMINSSDADLFLSIHLNAIPSSKWSGAQTFFSPQLEDNEIAAKFIQDELIDNLENTTRKAKPLNSVYILKYAKKPGALVEIGFLSNPAEKKNLMDKEYQNKIAASIYKGVNRYFSNEDAIKGE; encoded by the coding sequence GTGAATAAAAAACTTAAAATCAGTATATTTGCAGTGGGACTCATCCTTCTTTTTTTCATCTTGCAATTTGACTTTTCAGATGATGACTCATGGGACGCTTGGAATTTGCCTTTAACCGGGAAAATTATTGTCATTGATCCTGGTCATGGTGGCCCAGATGGTGGAGCGGGTGATGAGGAAGTGTTAGAGAAAGATGTTGCTTTGGATGTATCCTTAAAAATCCGCGATTATCTTCAAGAACAAGGCGCGCTAGTTATAATGACTAGAGAGGAAGATAAGGATTTAGCAGGGGATGATGTAAAGGGATATCGCAATCGGAAGGTAGCAGACCTGAAGGAAAGGCTCAATATGATTAATTCCTCAGATGCTGATTTGTTTTTAAGTATACATCTGAATGCCATTCCGTCCTCTAAATGGAGCGGAGCACAAACCTTCTTTTCCCCACAGCTGGAGGATAATGAGATTGCCGCAAAGTTTATTCAAGATGAGCTGATTGATAACCTGGAAAACACAACAAGAAAAGCAAAGCCACTAAACAGTGTTTATATTTTAAAGTATGCCAAAAAGCCAGGTGCTTTAGTGGAAATTGGTTTTCTATCCAATCCTGCAGAGAAAAAGAACTTAATGGATAAGGAGTACCAAAATAAAATAGCTGCATCCATCTATAAAGGTGTTAATCGATATTTTTCTAACGAGGATGCAATTAAAGGGGAATAG
- a CDS encoding Mrp/NBP35 family ATP-binding protein — protein sequence MLNAEAIERMIEQITDPFLHKTLLELNSIKDLKWDAEKSHVSIKLAVAEMGSPAQMELQQEVVSILKQNGVQTVGMRFTELSSALVREIQAEHAEMENKNSPTYIAVASGKGGVGKSTVSVNLAVSMARLGKKVGLLDADIYGFSVPDMMGITKRPEVVNDRIIPVERLGVQVISMGFFVEDNAPIIWRGPMLGKMLTSFLQEVEWGDLDYLILDLPPGTGDIALDVHTMLPSSKEIIVTTPHPTAAFVAARAGAMAIKTEHEILGVIENMSYFESKLTGEKEYVFGQGGGKKLAEDLQTSMLGQLPLGQPDWDKNDFAPSVYGQEHVIGDIYIKIAEKVIQKVGK from the coding sequence ATTTTAAACGCAGAAGCGATTGAACGCATGATAGAACAGATAACAGATCCTTTTTTACATAAGACATTGTTAGAATTGAATTCCATAAAGGATTTAAAATGGGATGCAGAAAAGTCACATGTCAGCATTAAGTTAGCAGTTGCGGAAATGGGATCTCCTGCACAAATGGAATTGCAGCAGGAAGTTGTCAGCATACTTAAACAAAATGGGGTGCAGACTGTTGGTATGCGATTCACTGAACTTTCAAGTGCCCTAGTCCGGGAGATACAAGCAGAACATGCTGAGATGGAAAATAAGAATTCCCCTACATATATTGCTGTGGCCAGCGGAAAGGGAGGGGTTGGTAAATCAACTGTTTCTGTCAACTTGGCTGTTTCTATGGCAAGGCTTGGAAAAAAGGTTGGGCTTCTAGATGCAGATATATATGGATTTAGTGTTCCTGATATGATGGGAATAACGAAGAGACCGGAAGTGGTAAATGATCGAATTATACCTGTAGAGCGTTTAGGAGTACAGGTCATTTCTATGGGTTTCTTTGTTGAGGATAATGCCCCAATCATTTGGAGAGGACCTATGCTCGGGAAAATGCTGACAAGCTTTTTGCAAGAAGTGGAGTGGGGAGATTTAGATTATCTCATTCTAGACTTGCCACCTGGAACAGGTGATATAGCTTTAGATGTACATACGATGCTACCTTCTAGCAAAGAAATAATTGTAACAACTCCACATCCTACTGCAGCATTTGTAGCAGCTAGAGCGGGAGCAATGGCAATAAAAACGGAACATGAGATATTAGGTGTTATTGAAAATATGTCCTACTTTGAGAGTAAATTAACAGGAGAAAAGGAATATGTGTTTGGACAAGGCGGGGGCAAGAAGTTGGCAGAGGATTTGCAAACCTCCATGTTGGGACAGCTTCCGTTAGGTCAGCCTGATTGGGATAAAAATGATTTTGCCCCTTCTGTTTATGGGCAGGAACATGTAATAGGCGATATCTATATAAAGATTGCAGAGAAGGTCATTCAAAAGGTAGGAAAATAA
- the gerD gene encoding spore germination lipoprotein GerD, producing the protein MFKKYSIVLLLSLSILSGCSAGESAQQMDYDQTKKMVVDILKTDDGKKAIRDVIGDEEIKENLVMNEEAVTKTIESTLVSDKAAKFWTEKFKDPEFAETMAKSLKTENEKLLKDLMKDPDYRKMMVELLQDPAIESDLKNVLKSTEYREHLMQVMQESMDTPEFKKKFQEMLDKAAKEAASNFNTKSFKI; encoded by the coding sequence ATGTTCAAAAAATACAGCATCGTCCTGCTTTTATCTCTTTCCATTTTAAGCGGATGTTCAGCCGGCGAGTCTGCGCAACAGATGGACTATGACCAAACCAAAAAAATGGTAGTAGATATACTAAAAACCGATGACGGAAAAAAAGCAATACGTGATGTTATTGGGGATGAAGAAATTAAGGAAAATCTCGTAATGAATGAAGAGGCTGTAACAAAGACCATTGAATCTACTTTAGTTTCTGATAAAGCAGCTAAGTTTTGGACAGAGAAATTTAAAGATCCGGAATTTGCAGAAACAATGGCAAAAAGCCTGAAAACAGAGAATGAGAAATTACTCAAAGACTTGATGAAGGATCCAGATTATCGAAAGATGATGGTCGAACTACTGCAAGACCCGGCAATTGAATCAGACTTGAAAAATGTGTTAAAAAGCACAGAATATCGAGAACATCTAATGCAGGTTATGCAGGAATCAATGGATACACCTGAATTCAAGAAAAAGTTTCAGGAAATGCTCGACAAAGCAGCTAAAGAGGCAGCCTCTAACTTTAATACTAAATCCTTTAAAATCTAG
- the pdaB gene encoding polysaccharide deacetylase family sporulation protein PdaB: protein MNNFYVLNGKRLKQLTLIVVVSFFTAWFLYMENIVQVPVFSSKDGPKAVYKGEKGIALTFNIGWGDEKAEPILDILKKEKVTATFFLAGSWAERHPDLIARIVKEGHEIGILGYDYVDYSDVKEEKINQDVSKAKTAFEKLKVENISLFRAPTGHFDQKALTITNRYNYTLVHWSVDSKDWTNPGTEQIVKNVAPAKKGDIVLLHASDSAKQTANALPAIIDNLKDKNLKFVSVTEMLSNADSSSKEVN from the coding sequence ATGAATAACTTTTATGTACTTAATGGCAAAAGGTTGAAGCAGTTAACATTAATCGTTGTCGTATCTTTCTTTACCGCTTGGTTCTTGTATATGGAAAACATTGTACAAGTCCCTGTCTTTTCATCAAAGGATGGACCTAAAGCAGTTTATAAAGGAGAAAAGGGTATTGCATTGACATTCAACATCGGATGGGGCGATGAAAAAGCTGAGCCGATATTGGATATATTAAAAAAAGAGAAAGTGACCGCTACCTTTTTTCTCGCTGGTTCTTGGGCTGAAAGACATCCTGACCTCATCGCAAGAATCGTTAAGGAAGGCCATGAAATTGGTATCCTCGGCTATGACTATGTTGATTATTCCGATGTAAAAGAAGAAAAGATTAATCAAGATGTTTCAAAAGCAAAAACAGCATTTGAAAAACTGAAAGTGGAGAATATCTCCTTATTCAGAGCACCAACAGGGCATTTTGACCAAAAGGCTTTAACCATCACAAACAGGTACAACTACACACTTGTTCATTGGAGTGTTGATTCTAAAGATTGGACAAATCCAGGAACCGAACAAATTGTTAAAAACGTTGCTCCGGCAAAAAAAGGAGATATTGTATTGCTTCATGCATCAGATTCAGCTAAGCAGACAGCTAACGCACTGCCAGCGATAATCGACAATCTCAAAGACAAAAACTTGAAGTTCGTTTCTGTAACAGAAATGCTTTCAAACGCTGACTCAAGTTCAAAAGAAGTGAATTAA
- a CDS encoding aspartyl-phosphate phosphatase Spo0E family protein, with protein MCEQKLLKDIEEHREQMINLATRTSFSHPKVIDLSAKLDVLLNKYDSFMKASWKENY; from the coding sequence ATGTGTGAGCAAAAGTTGTTAAAAGATATTGAGGAACATCGTGAACAGATGATTAATTTAGCAACTCGCACTTCTTTTTCGCACCCTAAAGTGATTGATTTAAGCGCTAAATTAGACGTGTTGTTAAACAAGTACGACAGCTTTATGAAAGCAAGTTGGAAAGAAAATTATTAA
- the sigW gene encoding RNA polymerase sigma factor SigW: MEALVKKRIKQVIKGDQNAFGDIIDIYKDKVFQICYRMLGNRHEAEDISQEAFLRAYVNINRFNMDLKFSTWLYRIATNLCIDRIRKKKPDYYLDAEVPGTDGLNMYSQISSDSRLPEEDVESLELQASIQREISKLPEKYRSVIVLKYIEELSLNEISEILELPLGTVKTRIHRGREALRKQLRHV; encoded by the coding sequence ATGGAAGCATTAGTTAAAAAGAGAATTAAGCAAGTAATAAAAGGGGATCAAAATGCCTTCGGTGACATAATTGACATCTACAAAGATAAGGTGTTCCAAATATGTTATCGGATGCTGGGGAATAGACATGAAGCGGAGGATATTTCACAAGAAGCCTTTCTTCGAGCATATGTTAATATAAACAGATTTAACATGGACTTGAAGTTTTCCACATGGCTTTATCGCATTGCAACTAATTTGTGTATTGACAGGATCAGAAAGAAAAAGCCAGATTATTATTTGGATGCTGAGGTACCTGGTACAGATGGTTTGAACATGTACTCGCAAATCTCTTCAGATTCGAGATTGCCAGAAGAAGATGTTGAAAGTCTTGAATTGCAAGCTTCAATACAACGTGAAATATCAAAACTGCCAGAGAAGTATCGTTCTGTAATTGTGCTAAAATACATTGAAGAACTGTCTCTGAATGAGATTAGCGAAATTCTAGAACTTCCTCTGGGAACGGTAAAAACTCGCATCCATAGGGGTAGAGAGGCTTTAAGAAAGCAATTACGGCATGTCTAA
- a CDS encoding anti-sigma factor — translation MTCSSKVIEYMHEYLDEEISEQDKHQLKKHLDECEDCAIHFHELKKTIALVQSTSHIQAPVNFTENVLALLPKEKKQAVFKRWVRNHPMFAAASLFIVLMISSLLSAWNENHEFSVSKQPNLVVENDTVIVPKGEVVEGDIVVRNGNIKIEGQVKGDVTVINGEKYMASANQVTGEIEEVNEVFDWLWYYIKSTFDDITDIFKGEEAKNSLPAY, via the coding sequence ATGACTTGTTCATCAAAGGTTATAGAATATATGCATGAATATCTTGATGAGGAAATATCAGAACAAGATAAGCATCAGTTAAAAAAACACTTGGATGAATGTGAAGATTGTGCAATTCATTTTCATGAATTGAAAAAGACAATTGCACTTGTACAAAGCACATCTCATATACAGGCTCCAGTTAATTTTACGGAGAATGTGCTGGCACTGCTGCCGAAGGAAAAGAAGCAGGCTGTCTTTAAAAGATGGGTGCGTAATCATCCCATGTTTGCTGCAGCATCTTTATTTATTGTATTAATGATTTCAAGTCTCCTTTCCGCTTGGAATGAAAACCATGAATTTTCTGTTTCAAAACAGCCTAATTTGGTTGTTGAAAATGATACGGTTATTGTTCCTAAAGGAGAGGTAGTTGAGGGAGATATCGTAGTCCGAAATGGAAATATTAAGATAGAAGGACAAGTGAAAGGCGATGTCACCGTTATAAATGGAGAGAAGTATATGGCTTCTGCGAACCAGGTTACAGGTGAGATTGAGGAAGTTAATGAAGTCTTTGATTGGCTTTGGTACTACATCAAGTCAACATTCGATGATATCACGGACATATTTAAAGGTGAAGAAGCAAAGAATAGCCTCCCTGCATATTAA
- the cdaA gene encoding diadenylate cyclase CdaA — translation MSFADFPFLKYLANTVDILLVWYVIYKILMIVKGTKAVQLLKGIFVILIVKLLSDYFNLQTMGTMMEQVIQWGALGLIIIFQGELRRALEQLGRGKFFSRSGIPEDQAQQHVVESIVKAVDYMAKRRIGALISIERETGMNDYIETGISLDSKISSELLINIFIPNTPLHDGAVILQKNNIAAAACYLPLSESPFISKELGTRHRAALGISEVTDSITIVVSEETGAISITKNGDLHRDLKLEAFKELLSSALIAPSAKHASSVKWSWKGKNK, via the coding sequence ATGTCGTTTGCAGATTTCCCTTTTTTAAAATATTTAGCGAATACCGTAGACATTCTCCTTGTGTGGTATGTCATCTATAAAATCCTTATGATAGTAAAGGGTACAAAAGCTGTCCAATTATTAAAAGGAATCTTTGTTATCCTAATCGTGAAGCTGCTGAGTGATTATTTCAACTTGCAGACAATGGGAACAATGATGGAGCAAGTGATTCAGTGGGGAGCACTAGGGCTCATCATCATTTTCCAAGGAGAACTGAGAAGGGCACTCGAACAGCTTGGTAGAGGAAAGTTCTTTTCGCGAAGCGGAATACCGGAAGACCAAGCACAGCAACATGTGGTCGAATCCATTGTAAAAGCTGTTGATTATATGGCAAAACGGAGAATTGGTGCGCTTATCTCCATTGAAAGAGAGACAGGCATGAATGACTATATTGAAACGGGGATTTCATTAGATTCCAAAATATCTTCTGAGCTTTTGATTAACATCTTTATCCCAAACACTCCTCTGCACGACGGTGCCGTTATTTTGCAAAAAAATAATATAGCTGCAGCTGCCTGTTATCTCCCTTTGTCTGAGAGTCCTTTCATATCAAAGGAGCTGGGCACAAGGCATAGAGCTGCACTTGGCATCAGTGAGGTAACGGACAGCATTACTATTGTTGTTTCTGAAGAAACTGGAGCTATTTCTATTACCAAAAATGGCGACCTCCATCGAGATCTTAAATTGGAAGCATTTAAAGAACTATTGTCCAGTGCATTAATTGCACCTTCTGCCAAACATGCTTCCTCTGTTAAGTGGAGCTGGAAGGGGAAGAATAAATGA
- a CDS encoding CdaR family protein, protein MNKLFDRIGESNWFMKVIAFALALLLFLYVYDGNDNSNDVNVPGTEDTGVVKDMPVKVYYDTENLIVSGVPETVDVTLTGPTVHLQSARLQKNFEVYVDLTDAEIGTKKVTLQVKDLSDKLKADIDPDTIEVTLKEKVTKEVSVEAEYNSSLIAKGYSTGSATVSPSTVKVTGAKDEIEKIAYVKANVELEEGTSKDISQKAKVSVLDSSLNKLDVEVEPETVDVNIPVTRTSKTVPINIVEKGDPPSNITIDSITLNKTEATISGPEDILKEVDSTRVEVDLSDIDKDSNIELPVIISNGVTAVEPELVTATVKVTVGKDSADSEQSSSSSEDDSDETASAEEPSTKTISGIPINIQGLGDELVAEITDPADKSASLDVTGADEIVKGLAASDFSLYLDLTGMSAGEHEVQITVEGPDEISWELAKETASVSITEKDA, encoded by the coding sequence ATGAATAAGTTATTTGACAGAATCGGAGAAAGCAATTGGTTTATGAAGGTAATTGCCTTCGCTCTTGCGTTGCTATTGTTTTTATATGTATATGATGGAAATGATAACTCTAATGATGTGAATGTCCCAGGAACAGAGGATACTGGAGTAGTAAAGGATATGCCTGTAAAGGTCTACTATGATACAGAGAATCTTATCGTATCCGGAGTGCCGGAAACAGTGGATGTTACGCTGACAGGACCCACAGTCCATTTACAATCGGCAAGACTGCAAAAGAATTTTGAAGTGTATGTTGATTTGACTGATGCAGAAATTGGCACGAAAAAGGTTACCCTTCAGGTCAAAGATCTTTCTGATAAACTGAAAGCCGATATTGATCCTGACACTATTGAGGTAACTTTAAAAGAGAAAGTAACAAAAGAAGTAAGCGTAGAAGCTGAGTATAACAGCAGCTTGATTGCTAAGGGGTATTCAACTGGCTCGGCAACTGTCAGTCCTTCGACTGTAAAGGTTACAGGAGCTAAGGATGAAATTGAGAAGATAGCCTATGTCAAAGCAAATGTAGAGCTGGAAGAAGGAACTAGTAAGGATATAAGCCAAAAGGCCAAAGTATCTGTTTTAGATAGCAGTTTAAATAAATTGGATGTCGAAGTGGAACCAGAAACGGTGGATGTGAATATCCCTGTAACAAGAACAAGTAAAACAGTTCCAATCAATATTGTAGAAAAAGGTGATCCGCCATCCAATATTACCATTGACTCTATTACTTTAAACAAAACGGAAGCGACAATTTCCGGTCCAGAAGATATACTAAAAGAAGTGGACAGTACAAGAGTTGAAGTGGACTTAAGTGATATAGATAAGGATTCAAATATTGAACTTCCTGTAATTATTTCAAATGGCGTGACGGCTGTAGAACCGGAGCTTGTAACGGCCACTGTTAAAGTGACAGTTGGGAAGGATAGTGCAGATTCAGAGCAATCTTCCTCCTCAAGCGAAGATGATTCAGATGAAACAGCATCTGCAGAAGAACCGAGCACAAAAACAATCAGCGGTATACCTATTAACATACAAGGTCTGGGTGATGAGCTTGTGGCAGAAATAACAGACCCTGCTGATAAAAGCGCAAGTCTCGATGTAACTGGAGCAGATGAGATTGTTAAAGGCTTAGCAGCATCAGATTTTTCTCTGTATCTAGATCTGACCGGGATGTCTGCTGGTGAACATGAAGTACAGATAACGGTTGAAGGTCCTGATGAGATCAGCTGGGAGCTGGCAAAAGAGACAGCAAGTGTATCAATAACGGAAAAAGACGCTTAA
- the glmM gene encoding phosphoglucosamine mutase, whose translation MGKYFGTDGVRGVANSELTPEIAFKLGRFGGFVLTKDQDRPKVLIGRDTRISGHMLEGALVAGLLSIGAEVMRLGVISTPGVSYLTKVLGAQAGVMISASHNPVADNGIKFFGPDGFKLSDEQELEIEALIDQGVDSLPRPTGADLGQVNDYFEGGQKYLQFLKQTVDEEFDGIHVALDCAHGATSALAMHLFADLDADISTMGASPNGLNINDGVGSTHPETLAEFVKEKQADVGLAFDGDGDRLIAVDEKGEIVDGDQIMYICAKYLKETGRLKQDTVVSTVMSNLGFYKALEQHGINSIPTAVGDRYVVEEMRKNGYNLGGEQSGHIIFLDFNTTGDGLLTGLQLVNIMKATKKPLSELAGEMKKFPQKLVNIRVTDKYHVTDNEQVKEVISKVEEDMNGNGRILVRPSGTEPLVRVMAEAPTSELCDAYVNIIAEVVEKEMGLKEQ comes from the coding sequence ATGGGTAAATATTTCGGTACGGACGGAGTACGAGGAGTAGCAAATAGCGAACTGACACCTGAAATAGCATTTAAGCTTGGGAGATTCGGTGGTTTCGTCCTGACAAAAGATCAAGATCGGCCTAAAGTACTGATTGGCCGTGATACTCGTATTTCAGGCCATATGCTGGAAGGAGCCCTAGTAGCAGGATTGCTTTCCATCGGTGCGGAAGTAATGCGCTTAGGTGTTATTTCTACACCTGGGGTATCCTATTTGACAAAAGTTCTGGGAGCACAGGCCGGTGTAATGATATCCGCTTCCCATAACCCTGTTGCCGATAATGGCATTAAGTTTTTCGGTCCAGATGGCTTTAAACTTTCAGATGAACAAGAATTAGAAATAGAAGCATTGATTGATCAAGGTGTTGACTCATTGCCAAGACCAACTGGAGCAGATCTTGGACAAGTTAATGATTATTTTGAAGGTGGGCAAAAATACCTGCAGTTCCTGAAGCAAACTGTTGATGAAGAGTTTGACGGCATTCATGTTGCGCTTGACTGTGCACACGGAGCAACATCTGCTCTTGCTATGCATCTTTTTGCTGATTTGGATGCTGACATTTCAACAATGGGAGCATCTCCAAATGGATTAAATATAAATGACGGGGTAGGCTCTACTCATCCAGAAACTTTGGCGGAATTTGTGAAGGAAAAACAAGCGGATGTTGGTTTAGCTTTTGATGGGGATGGCGATCGCCTAATAGCTGTTGATGAAAAAGGTGAGATCGTTGATGGCGATCAAATCATGTATATTTGTGCTAAATATCTGAAAGAAACTGGCCGCCTTAAACAAGATACAGTCGTATCGACTGTAATGAGCAATTTAGGCTTTTATAAGGCGCTGGAGCAGCATGGAATTAATAGCATACCTACAGCTGTCGGTGACCGCTATGTAGTGGAGGAAATGCGTAAAAATGGTTATAATCTTGGCGGAGAACAGTCAGGCCATATTATTTTCCTTGATTTTAATACAACTGGTGATGGTCTGTTGACAGGTCTTCAACTTGTAAACATTATGAAGGCAACGAAAAAGCCGTTATCAGAGTTGGCAGGAGAAATGAAGAAGTTCCCGCAAAAGTTAGTGAACATTAGGGTGACTGACAAGTACCATGTGACAGATAATGAGCAGGTGAAGGAAGTCATCAGTAAAGTGGAAGAGGACATGAATGGCAACGGCAGAATTTTAGTTCGTCCTTCTGGAACGGAACCGCTTGTCCGCGTAATGGCAGAGGCTCCAACAAGCGAATTATGTGATGCATATGTTAATATCATTGCTGAAGTAGTAGAGAAGGAAATGGGCTTGAAAGAGCAGTAA